CTCATCTCATCTTCCTCAGCCTCATACCTCCTCATCTCATGTTCCTCAGCCTCATACTGTTCCTCCTCATTTCATCTTCCTCAGCCTCATACCCCTTCAACTCATCTTCCTCAGCCTCATACCTCCTCATCTCATCTTCCTCAGCCTCATGCTTCATCTCATCTTCCTCAGCCTCATACCTCCTCAACTCATCTTCCTCATCTCCCTCAGCCTCATGCTTCATCTCATCTTCCTCAGCCTCATGCggttctctttatctctcttcttTAACCCATTGATGAATTGGTTGAAGAAGTGCTCTTGGTCTTTCTTCTTCAGCACTTGCTTGAAGCGCTGGTCACGGCCGTACTTAACAGAAAAGTCTTTGAAAGTTGACCTGGAAATAGAGAAAAGAAGAGATCATCCTAGAGAAAGGtttgggatggagggatggatggagggagggagtgagggaggggagggagggatggagccagggagggagggagggagtgagggagtgagggatggagggagggagggagggagggagcgaggaagggagggaggaagcgagggcgggcgggagggagggagggagggagggagggagggagggagggagggagggagggagggagggagggagggagggagggagggagggaggggggagggagggagggagggatgtctTCACAGGTTTAAATATAGTAAAGACTAAAGCTACTCGGTTTTATAATTTTTTTGAAATTGTTTGACAATTGTGGTTTTGAGACACGCAAACATACATAACTGTAGTTAATATTTTATAGAAGctctgaattattattattttttaaaaatatataatcagTTATTAACAACAGTTATGAAAAGAAATAAGCAAGAGTTAGGACAAGATAAATGAAGCCATAGAATACAGAGAACTCTGTCCACGGGGTTACAGTAGTCATCACCTAAAGAGAGAGGTAGTCAGGGGTAGAAGAGGTAAGGTCATGAAGATAGAACACTCTTTGTCATCATCACCGTGGTTGATTAAAGGGGAAAGCTAAATGACAAGCCACAACATGCTGACAACAAGCAATcttgtttttatttgattaacAAATCCTCTGATCACCCAACccaaacccaattgagatggtttgagatgagttggatcgcagagtgaatgaaaagcagtcaacaagtgctcagcatatgtggaaactccttcaagaaggttggaaaagaattccaggtgaagctggttgagagaatgccaagagtgtgcaaagctgtcatcaagtcaaagggtgtcTCCTatgaagaatttaaaatataaaatatattttgatttgtttactacagtagaatagtagaaaatagtacaaataaagaaaaaccaacGAGTAGGTTGAGTCCAAACTTTTAGTATGAAGCTATTTTGTATGTAGCTATTATGAAGCTTAGTTGAATAGTTAAGTCCCCTACTGTACGTGTAATTCTATTACACAGTAAGCTTCAGGTTTTACCTGGATGTGATTTTCGACTCCTCTAGAAGTTTTCTATACTGGTCTTTTGCTTGCAGcagttttctctgtttctccttgtGTTCTTCCTTCATCCTCACTTTGACAAACTGCTCAAACACCTGGAGATGAGGAACACAGGCATGATTGGCAACAAGAAAAATGACTTTGAAGATCATTTTCAAGACAAAGACGACGGCTGTTTCCTAATCCTCTTTACTGTCGACTTAACTCCTCTCACGTTCAGTGGCAggatcaatcaaatcaaatcaaatcgttattggtcgcatacacatgtttttcagatgttattgcgggtgcagcgaaatgcttgtgtttctagctcccaacaTTGCAGTACTATCTaataattcacaacaatacacagacatataaaagtaaaataatggaattaagaaatatataaatattagtatgtcagagtccggagtatatctatatatatatatgtgcagTATATGTaatgggatgtatagacattagggacagtatgtggatataaCATGCAGTATATCTGACGAATACTTGGAAAGGATACTATATGTACAGCAATAATTGAATAGGATggacttgactagaatacagtatatacctatgaaatgggtaaaacagtatgtaaacattattaaagtgaccagtgttccatgtctatgtacatagggcaatgtggtaggtagcctagtggttatatgtACAGCAATAATTGAATAGGATggacttgactagaatacagtatatacctatgaaatgggtaaaacagtatgtaaacgatattaaagtgaccagtgttccatgtctatgtacatagggcaatgtggtaggtagcctagtggttatatgtACAGCAATATTTGAGTAGcatggccttgactagaatacagtatataaatatgaaaTGGGTAAAAAGTATGaaatgaccagtgttccatgtctaaAAGGGCAATGTGGTAGGTAGTATGGTTATAAACAATATTAGTAGGATGGACTTGACTAGAACACAGTATACCTATGAAATGTCAGTATGTAAACgatattaaagtgaccagtgttccatgtctatgtacatagggcaatgtggtaggtagcctagtggttatatgtACAGCAATATTTGAGTAGgatggccttgactagaatacagtatatacctatgaaatgggtaaaacagtatgtaaacgatattaaagtgaccagtgttccatgtctatgtacatagggcaatgtggtaggtagcctagtggttatatgtACAGCAATATTTGAGTAGgatggcc
This region of Oncorhynchus gorbuscha isolate QuinsamMale2020 ecotype Even-year unplaced genomic scaffold, OgorEven_v1.0 Un_scaffold_3882, whole genome shotgun sequence genomic DNA includes:
- the LOC124028231 gene encoding transcription elongation regulator 1-like protein produces the protein MIFKVIFLVANHACVPHLQVFEQFVKVRMKEEHKEKQRKLLQAKDQYRKLLEESKITSRSTFKDFSVKYGRDQRFKQVLKKKDQEHFFNQFINGLKKRDKENRMRLRKMR